NNNNNNNNNNNNNNNNNNNNNNNNNNNNNNNNNNNNNNNNNNNNNNNNNNNNNNNNNNNNNNNNNNNNNNNNNNNNNNNNNNNNNNNNNNNNNNNNNNNNNNNNNNNNNNNNNNNNNNNNNNNNNNNNNNNNNNNNNNNNNNNNNNNNNNNNNNNNNNNNNNNNNNNNNNNNNNNNNNNNNNNNNNNNNNNNNNNNNNNNNNNNNNNNNNNNNNNNNNNNNNNNNNNNNNNNNNNNNNNNNNNNNNNNNNNNNNNNNNNNNNNNNNNNNNNNNNNNNNNNNNNNNNNNNNNNNNNNNNNNNNNNNNNNNNNNNNNNNNNNNNNNNNNNNNNNNNNNNNNNNNNNNNNNNNNNNNNNNNNNNNNNNNNNNNNNNNNNNNNNNNNNNNNNNNNNNNNNNNNNNNNNNNNNNNNNNNNNNNNNNNNNNNNNNNNNNNNNNNNNNNNNNNNNNNNNNNNNNNNNNNNNNNNNNNNNNNNNNNNNNNNNNNNNNNNNNNNNNNNNNNNNNNNNNNNNNNNNNNNNNNNNNNNNNNNNNNNNNNNNNNNNNNNNNNNNNNNNNNNNNNNNNNNNNNNNNNNNNNNNNNNNNNNNNNNNNNNNNNNNNNNNNNNNNNNNNNNNNNNNNNNNNNNNNNNNNNNNNNNNNNNNNNNNNNNNNNNNNNNNNNNNNNNNNNNNNNNNNNNNNNNNNNNNNNNNNNNNNNNNNNNNNNNNNNNNNNNNNNNNNNNNNNNNNNNNNNNNNNNNNNNNNNNNNNNNNNNNNNNNNNNNNNNNNNNNNNNNNNNNNNNNNNNNNNNNNNNNNNNNNNNNNNNNNNNNNNNNNNNNNNNNNNNNNNNNNNNNNNNNNNNNNNNNNNNNNNNNNNNNNNNNNNNNNNNNNNNNNNNNNNNNNNNNNNNNNNNNNNNNNNNNNNNNNNNNNNNNNNNNNNNNNNNNNNNNNNNNNNNNNNNNNNNNNNNNNNNNNNNNNNNNNNNNNNNNNNNNNNNNNNNNNNNNNNNNNNNNNNNNNNNNNNNNNNNNNNNNNNNNNNNNNNNNNNNNNNNNNNNNNNNNNNNNNNNNNNNNNNNNNNNNNNNNNNNNNNNNNNNNNNNNNNNNNNNNNNNNNNNNNNNNNNNNNNNNNNNNNNNNNNNNNNNNNNNNNNNNNNNNNNNNNNNNNNNNNNNNNNNNNNNNNNNNNNNNNNNNNNNNNNNNNNNNNNNNNNNNNNNNNNNNNNNNNNNNNNNNNNNNNNNNNNNNNNNNNNNNNNNNNNNNNNNNNNNNNNNNNNNNNNNNNNNNNNNNNNNNNNNNNNNNNNNNNNNNNNNNNNNNNNNNNNNNNNNNNNNNNNNNNNNNNNNNNNNNNNNNNNNNNNNNNNNNNNNNNNNNNNNNNNNNNNNNNNNNNNNNNNNNNNNNNNNNNNNNNNNNNNNNNNNNNNNNNNNNNNNNNNNNNNNNNNNNNNNNNNNNNNNNNNNNNNNNNNNNNNNNNNNNNNNNNNNNNNNNNNNNNNNNNNNNNNNNNNNNNNNNNNNNNNNNNNNNNNNNNNNNNNNNNNNNNNNNNNNNNNNNNNNNNNNNNNNNNNNNNNNNNNNNNNNNNNNNNNNNNNNNNNNNNNNNNNNNNNNNNNNNNNNNNNNNNNNNNNNNNNNNNNNNNNNNNNNNNNNNNNNNNNNNNNNNNNNNNNNNNNNNNNNNNNNNNNNNNNNNNNNNNNNNNNNNNNNNNNNNNNNNNNNNNNNNNNNNNNNNNNNNNNNNNNNNNNNNNNNNNNNNNNNNNNNNNNNNNNNNNNNNNNNNNNNNNNNNNNNNNNNNNNNNNNNNNNNNNNNNNNNNNNNNNNNNNNNNNNNNNNNNNNNNNNNNNNNNNNNNNNNNNNNNNNNNNNNNNNNNNNNNNNNNNNNNNNNNNNNNNNNNNNNNNNNNNNNNNNNNNNNNNNNNNNNNNNNNNNNNNNNNNNNNNNNNNNNNNNNNNNNNNNNNNNNNNNNNNNNNNNNNNNNNNNNNNNNNNNNNNNNNNNNNNNNNNNNNNNNNNNNNNNNNNNNNNNNNNNNNNNNNNNNNNNNNNNNNNNNNNNNNNNNNNNNNNNNNNNNNNNNNNNNNNNNNNNNNNNNNNNNNNNNNNNNNNNNNNNNNNNNNNNNNNNNNNNNNNNNNNNNNNNNNNNNNNNNNNNNNNNNNNNNNNNNNNNNNNNNNNNNNNNNNNNNNNNNNNNNNNNNNNNNNNNNNNNNNNNNNNNNNNNNNNNNNNNNNNNNNNNNNNNNNNNNNNNNNNNNNNNNNNNNNNNNNNNNNNNNNNNNNNNNNNNNNNNNNNNNNNNNNNNNNNNNNNNNNNNNNNNNNNNNNNNNNNNNNNNNNNNNNNNNNNNNNNNNNNNNNNNNNNNNNNNNNNNNNNNNNNNNNNNNNNNNNNNNNNNNNNNNNNNNNNNNNNNNNNNNNNNNNNNNNNNNNNNNNNNNNNNNNNNNNNNNNNNNNNNNNNNNNNNNNNNNNNNNNNNNNNNNNNNNNNNNNNNNNNNNNNNNNNNNNNNNNNNNNNNNNNNNNNNNNNNNNNNNNNNNNNNNNNNNNNNNNNNNNNNNNNNNNNNNNNNNNNNNNNNNNNNNNNNNNNNNNNNNNNNNNNNNNNNNNNNNNNNNNNNNNNNNNNNNNNNNNNNNNNNNNNNNNNNNNNNNNNNNNNNNNNNNNNNNNNNNNNNNNNNNNNNNNNNNNNNNNNNNNNNNNNNNNNNNNNNNNNNNNNNNNNNNNNNNNNNNNNNNNNNNNNNNNNNNNNNNNNNNNNNNNNNNNNNNNNNNNNNNNNNNNNNNNNNNNNNNNNNNNNNNNNNNNNNNNNNNNNNNNNNNNNNNNNNNNNNNNNNNNNNNNNNNNNNNNNNNNNNNNNNNNNNNNNNNNNNNNNNNNNNNNNNNNNNNNNNNNNNNNNNNNNNNNNNNNNNNNNNNNNNNNNNNNNNNNNNNNNNNNNNNNNNNNNNNNNNNNNNNNNNNNNNNNNNNNNNNNNNNNNNNNNNNNNNNNNNNNNNNNNNNNNNNNNNNNNNNNNNNNNNNNNNNNNNNNNNNNNNNNNNNNNNNNNNNNNNNNNNNNNNNNNNNNNNNNNNNNNNNNNNNNNNNNNNNNNNNNNNNNNNNNNNNNNNNNNNNNNNNNNNNNNNNNNNNNNNNNNNNNNNNNNNNNNNNNNNNNNNNNNNNNNNNNNNNNNNNNNNNNNNNNNNNNNNNNNNNNNNNNNNNNNNNNNNNNNNNNNNNNNNNNNNNNNNNNNNNNNNNNNNNNNNNNNNNNNNNNNNNNNNNNNNNNNNNNNNNNNNNNNNNNNNNNNNNNNNNNNNNNNNNNNNNNNNNNNNNNNNNNNNNNNNNNNNNNNNNNNNNNNNNNNNNNNNNNNNNNNNNNNNNNNNNNNNNNNNNNNNNNNNNNNNNNNNNNNNNNNNNNNNNNNNNNNNNNNNNNNNNNNNNNNNNNNNNNNNNNNNNNNNNNNNNNNNNNNNNNNNNNNNNNNNNNNNNNNNNNNNNNNNNNNNNNNNNNNNNNNNNNNNNNNNNNNNNNNNNNNNNNNNNNNNNNNNNNNNNNNNNNNNNNNNNNNNNNNNNNNNNNNNNNNNNNNNNNNNNNNNNNNNNNNNNNNNNNNNNNNNNNNNNNNNNNNNNNNNNNNNNNNNNNNNNNNNNNNNNNNNNNNNNNNNNNNNNNNNNNNNNNNNNNNNNNNNNNNNNNNNNNNNNNNNNNNNNNNNNNNNNNNNNNNNNNNNNNNNNNNNNNNNNNNNNNNNNNNNNNNNNNNNNNNNNNNNNNNNNNNNNNNNNNNNNNNNNNNNNNNNNNNNNNNNNNNNNNNNNNNNNNNNNNNNNNNNNNNNNNNNNNNNNNNNNNNNNNNNNNNNNNNNNNNNNNNNNNNNNNNNNNNNNNNNNNNNNNNNNNNNNNNNNNNNNNNNNNNNNNNNNNNNNNNNNNNNNNNNNNNNNNNNNNNNNNNNNNNNNNNNNNNNNNNNNNNNNNNNNNNNNNNNNNNNNNNNNNNNNNNNNNNNNNNNNNNNNNNNNNNNNNNNNNNNNNNNNNNNNNNNNNNNNNNNNNNNNNNNNNNNNNNNNNNNNNNNNNNNNNNNNNNNNNNNNNNNNNNNNNNNNNNNNNNNNNNNNNNNNNNNNNNNNNNNNNNNNNNNNNNNNNNNNNNNNNNNNNNNNNNNNNNNNNNNNNNNNNNNNNNNNNNNNNNNNNNNNNNNNNNNNNNNNNNNNNNNNNNNNNNNNNNNNNNNNNNNNNNNNNNNNNNNNNNNNNNNNNNNNNNNNNNNNNNNNNNNNNNNNNNNNNNNNNNNNNNNNNNNNNNNNNNNNNNNNNNNNNNNNNNNNNNNNNNNNNNNNNNNNNNNNNNNNNNNNNNNNNNNNNNNNNNNNNNNNNNNNNNNNNNNNNNNNNNNNNNNNNNNNNNNNNNNNNNNNNNNNNNNNNNNNNNNNNNNNNNNNNNNNNNNNNNNNNNNNNNNNNNNNNNNNNNNNNNNNNNNNNNNNNNNNNNNNNNNNNNNNNNNNNNNNNNNNNNNNNNNNNNNNNNNNNNNNNNNNNNNNNNNNNNNNNNNNNNNNNNNNNNNNNNNNNNNNNNNNNNNNNNNNNNNNNNNNNNNNNNNNNNNNNNNNNNNNNNNNNNNNNNNNNNNNNNNNNNNNNNNNNNNNNNNNNNNNNNNNNNNNNNNNNNNNNNNNNNNNNNNNNNNNNNNNNNNNNNNNNNNNNNNNNNNNNNNNNNNNNNNNNNNNNNNNNNNNNNNNNNNNNNNNNNNNNNNNNNNNNNNNNNNNNNNNNNNNNNNNNNNNNNNNNNNNNNNNNNNNNNNNNNNNNNNNNNNNNNNNNNNNNNNNNNNNNNNNNNNNNNNNNNNNNNNNNNNNNNNNNNNNNNNNNNNNNNNNNNNNNNNNNNNNNNNNNNNNNNNNNNNNNNNNNNNNNNNNNNNNNNNNNNNNNNNNNNNNNNNNNNNNNNNNNNNNNNNNNNNNNNNNNNNNNNNNNNNNNNNNNNNNNNNNNNNNNNNNNNNNNNNNNNNNNNNNNNNNNNNNNNNNNNNNNNNNNNNNNNNNNNNNNNNNNNNNNNNNNNNNNNNNNNNNNNNNNNNNNNNNNNNNNNNNNNNNNNNNNNNNNNNNNNNNNNNNNNNNNNNNNNNNNNNNNNNNNNNNNNNNNNNNNNNNNNNNNNNNNNNNNNNNNNNNNNNNNNNNNNNNNNNNNNNNNNNNNNNNNNNNNNNNNNNNNNNNNNNNNNNNNNNNNNNNNNNNNNNNNNNNNNNNNNNNNNNNNNNNNNNNNNNNNNNNNNNNNNNNNNNNNNNNNNNNNNNNNNNNNNNNNNNNNNNNNNNNNNNNNNNNNNNNNNNNNNNNNNNNNNNNNNNNNNNNNNNNNNNNNNNNNNNNNNNNNNNNNNNNNNNNNNNNNNNNNNNNNNNNNNNNNNNNNNNNNNNNNNNNNNNNNNNNNNNNNNNNNNNNNNNNNNNNNNNNNNNNNNNNNNNNNNNNNNNNNNNNNNNNNNNNNNNNNNNNNNNNNNNNNNNNNNNNNNNNNNNNNNNNNNNNNNNNNNNNNNNNNNNNNNNNNNNNNNNNNNNNNNNNNNNNNNNNNNNNNNNNNNNNNNNNNNNNNNNNNNNNNNNNNNNNNNNNNNNNNNNNNNNNNNNNNNNNNNNNNNNNNNNNNNNNNNNNNNNNNNNNNNNNNNNNNNNNNNNNNNNNNNNNNNNNNNNNNNNNNNNNNNNNNNNNNNNNNNNNNNNNNNNNNNNNNNNNNNNNNNNNNNNNNNNNNNNNNNNNNNNNNNNNNNNNNNNNNNNNNNNNNNNNNNNNNNNNNNNNNNNNNNNNNNNNNNNNNNNNNNNNNNNNNNNNNNNNNNNNNNNNNNNNNNNNNNNNNNNNNNNNNNNNNNNNNNNNNNNNNNNNNNNNNNNNNNNNNNNNNNNNNNNNNNNNNNNNNNNNNNNNNNNNNNNNNNNNNNNNNNNNNNNNNNNNNNNNNNNNNNNNNNNNNNNNNNNNNNNNNNNNNNNNNNNNNNNNNNNNNNNNNNNNNNNNNNNNNNNNNNNNNNNNNNNNNNNNNNNNNNNNNNNNNNNNNNNNNNNNNNNNNNNNNNNNNNNNNNNNNNNNNNNNNNNNNNNNNNNGACTAGCGCTTCGCGGGCAGGCACGCTTACCAGCAGGCAGCAGTGGCTAACGCCAACAAAAGCAGTTAAGCTAATTCCGAGAAGCCTTGCGAAATACAGAACTaactagcagcagctagctagccTGACTCGGAGAGGTGTTCTGAGCGAGGTGAAGAGCgtaagaactgaggaatgactgtgatgacggacggttacatagtgcaggcggggcctgtcacttgtcgtcatcacgtaatttgcctaaaggcgtgattaaaggtgtcttcagccaggacacgcgggagcgtgatatcccatagtacatatgttgtaccgagtgaatcgactgaaagggaactaAACTATCATTGGTTGTCATGTTTAAAGCAATAAAGCAATCTCCTAATTCATCAcctattagtttaaaacatttagtgtaTGAGGTGATCATTTATAGTAGAAGAACTTTCAAGCTGGTCTTatgacataaattaaaaatttaatcagtCCTGATGAAGAACCATGTTACTTATATAGCTGTTGCAGAACTTgcctgcttttttattatttaagccacttttagctttaaattagtGATATTTGTTTCCCGTTTTCTTCCAAATGCAGTACTTAAAGCTACAGAGTTATTTTAACCTATATTCCTAAACTTAAAATCACTACTTCCCATCAAAATACAGCAAATAGATTATCAGACGATAAGCAGTCGTTGTTGTAAAACCTCAGCTGATGTGATAAAAGTGACGTTTGTTAGTTTTCCCTGTAAGCTGCAAAACAACCATGATGATTCTGCAAAAAACAATCACAGCCAGCTCATACAATTATGCAATAATGATGCGAGGCTTAGATTGTCGCGCTGAGCCCCGGTTGTCCTGATCTGTTCAGGCAAATCCTTTCAAAGGGCTTTTATTTTAGTCCTCTCCGAACCAACGGCACCTTGGCCCAACGGACAATAAAGAAATCCGGCGGACAGTTTAATTTCCTCACAAGGAGCTGTGACGCAACAGGCTGTGTGCAATTCAGGTGGAGCTGTAACCCTTTTCTGTGCTGATGGTTTTCGCCCAGGGATGAACGCCGCCGTCCGGGCCGTGACCAGGATGGGCATTTACGTGGGGGCCAAGGTCTACCTCATCCACGAGGTAAGCGCACCTTCAGGACGAGCAGTTTTCTCTCCTGTTCAGCTGGAATGCGTCACGTTGTTCTCGTGGCTTCTCAGGGTTACCAGGGTCTGGTTGACGGCGGAGACAACATCAAGCTCGCCCACTGGCAGAGCGTGAGCAACATTATTCAGCTGGTAGGTGGAAATTTATTACCGCAATAAAAGGAGCCGCCCGCTTGCATCGGGAATCCCAGACAATGTGGGCAGACATCAGTGTTAGTCGCACCATAAACGcctgtaaaacaaacatattgtgGCCCAACGATCAGTGCTTCTgtatttattctgaattttataTTTCACTCATGCATTCTCACCTCCAGAGCGTTACTTCCTGTGCTTTTAGTCTGCAAGCTGCACACTTCGGAGGAAGAGTTGCAGTATTTGGTTTGAAttggtttaatttaaagcaaaggTGCTTCagagattttattattattattatgattctGATTAACCTATAAAGTCTCTTCAAGTAACTCTAGTTTGTTTATTCCTGCAGATGTTGTTCTCAGgttaaaaaagatgattttcagtgttttacaggAGTATTTTTAAAGACACGTAAATCTTCTTGGTATAATATTTTATGCCTATTTTCCAGTCTGGTTGGTTATTTATAAACCCTTAGATTTTTCtggtttcctctttttttgttgttggttttttttctttttgagtcaTGATCCCAAAGTTATGAAGCAGAGCCGCATTATCCTGGTTTTTCCCTGGCGTTTCTGTCGCAGGGTGGGACCGTGATCGGCAGCGCCCGCTGCAAGGCCTTCACGACCCGCGAGGGCAGGATCGCCGCCGCCTTCAACCTGGTGAAGAAGGGCATCACCAACCTGTGCGTGTGCGGCGGAGACGGCAGCCTCACCGGAGCCAACATCTTCCGCAGCGAGTGGAGCGGCCTGCTGGAGGAGCTCGTGCAGAAAGGTAAGCTGCCCGCCGCGCCTCTGGTAACGGCCCACGCCGGACACAAGGGGGGTGAGGTAAACTTCCTGTTGATAATGTCGCGCCGGCATCTTCAGGGAGGATCACGGACACGCTGGCGAAGCAGCACAGCCACCTGAACATCGTCGGGCTGGTGGGCTCCATAGACAACGACTTCTGCGGCACCGACATGACCATCGGCGCCGACTCCGCTCTGCATCGCATCATGGAGATCATTGACGCCATCATGACCACTGCTCAGAGGTACTACAGTTACTGTGACGTCATTCAGTATTTCTTAATACTTCTTAATCACAGTGGTACAGCTGTTACTGGCTGAGcagcagaaaattaaatattctttGGTTCCTGCTTCCTAAATCTGCTCATCTGCTGCCGATGTTCATCATCTCTGATGAACGTCTGTCTCTCTGGTTCTTCCACAGAATATACAGAAATAAGGAGTAATTACAAACCATCTGCAGACACAATGAAAGCCTTCAGTCTCGGCCTTAAATCAGactcatttttatatattaatatcAGTAAAGGTTACTGTTAATGGTGGCAACCAGTGTTTGGACAGTGATTCCTAAGGTTGGGGTGGGGGAGTCTTCACACATATTCCAAAAatctaaataactttaaaaatggctgTGATGACATTGATTTAATTGAATtcaattgatttaaaaaataataatagctGACAAGGCTTTAGGTTAAATGGCTTATTATCaatgtttgtgtgcttcatCAGGAAATAGTCGGGGTCATGAGAcgctgtgacttttattttaaggtttagACCCATAATCCAGTCACCTCATTGGAGCATATTTATCATATCCTGTCTggaatgtaaaacattttcacctctTTCAACGCTGCTGTTTTATTCCTTCCTACAGCCACCAGCGCACTTTTGTTCTCGAAGTCATGGGCCGTCACTGTGGGTGAGCagcacttcttttttatttccccatCCCTCATACGCTGCTGAtgaatacaacaaataaatgtaatttcatTGTGTCGTCACTCAAGATATCTGGCCTTGGTGTCGGCGCTGGCATCTGGAGCAGACTGGCTCTTCATACCAGAATCCCCTCCGCTCGACGGCTGGGAGGATCACATGTGCGCACGGCTTGAAAAGGTAGGACACGcgtcacacaaaaaaaaatccatcatgtTCGTTGGTTTAATCCGTTTTAGGTAATACAAACACAGACGCGCTCCTTCTGTTTCTTAAAACAGCTCGGACACAGAGTTGTCCTGATTTATTCGCCAcctaaaatgtatttctgtcgACTTCCAGAGCCGCACGAAGGGGTCGAGACTCAACATTATAATTGTTGCAGAGGGAGCCATTGATTCCCATGGCAAGCCCATCTCTTCAACTTACATCAAAGATGTGAGTTTGATCATTTAAGGATTTTAAACCACTTATAACAACTGTTGGTGTTGTTTAGTGGTATGTTTGCCAGTGTAACATGATGTATACTAACATCCTTCCACGTGTCTGAAGCTGGTGATAAAACGATTGGGCTACGACACCAGAGTGACGGTGCTCGGACACGTCCAGCGAGGAGGACTTCCATCTGCGTTTGACAGAATACTGGTGAGAAACCTGACTCAGGATTGTTTGTGTAGACGATAAATCATTTTGCTTTATTGGAGGGGACTTACGATTTCCTAATCTTTCTATTCATTCTAGGCAAACCTGATATAATTTGCTTAGCTGTGTAAGCTCTAAGCTGTCCAGGTAACAGTCATGTCAGCAGGTGAAGTGGTTTTTGAAGATGCTTGGTCAGATGTGACTGACTGAAGGGTCTCAGGTGTTGTAGCTGCATGGCTGCTGATTAAATCGCCCGTGCGTCTCTGGCTAACCCAGGCATCATGTGTGTTGGCAGGGTTGCGTGTATAAAGGTGAAAGTAGAGCTGCTGATCATGTTCGGTGTTTGATTCCTGAAGTGACTGTCCAAGTCCAGTTCAACAGAGATGCCTTCCTCGAGCGTCTCTCCTCAAACTGTCTACATAACTGACTTCAGTTCCCCCTTAAAGGCTTCGCCATCGATTTCCAAAGCTGATTTAGTTCTAATGTAAGTCCCAATTTGATTTCCGATTGGACTCCATATCAATTTTGTTAGGATTTTAGGGAAAATAcctattttgcttttaaacacaaGATTATCAGTTGAGAAGGCTTTCATACAACCCCAAGAAAAAGGTATTTATAAAACTATTCATATCAGATAATTGCAGTTAAAATTGctttgatttggattttttttgttgttgttgccccAAACCCCTCTGTCCATTAAGTCCAGCTACAACAGAGCACTTCTTTGCTCTCCCCTATTTATAGTTCTGGGAACTTGTCGCTTCACTGCACCGTGTGTACAACACTGCTCTGTTTATGAGCTCGCAGGGCCAGTGGCATATGATAAAAATATGGGCCTGGCAGTCGCCACCATTCCCACATGTGATCCCAACAATATTCGTGATGATCGCCAAACATCTCATGTAAAAACGTAATGATCAGAACAGCGCCTGGTGGTGACCAGGTGAAGACAAATCTGTGAGCTGAACAACCGTCACGGCGCTTCTTTAACGGATTACTAAAACCTCACCGAATgcagctgcatgttttcatcGGCCCTCTGTAAcgtctgtgtctgttttcagaGCAGTAAGTTGGGTGTGGAGGCAGTCATTGCCCTGCTGGAGGCTACTCCTGAGACCCCAGCCTGTGTCATCGGTCTGTCGGGCAACCATGCGGTCCGCCTGCCTCTTATGGAGTGCGTGGATATGGTGagtctccctcccctcctcttttattgattttaacgAGCACAGGAAACATACGAGGTGGCGCGGGAGGGGGATGGTCTTTGAATCTGCACCGTCTTTTGCAGACTAAGCTGGTGCAGAAGGCCATGAATGAGAAGAGGTTTGAGGAAGCCGTTAAGCTGCGGGGAGGGTAAGAGCTGAGACGTGGGTCTGATCTTTGGGCTTCCTTTCATTGCAAACGCATACAGCTGAAATATGCTGTCATCCTGCAGGAGTTTTGAGAACAACTGGAACATCTACAAACTTCTTGCCTTCCCGAAGCCGGTCCAGACTGAGGTTAGGCTGTCACACATTTGGAATGTTTTTGGCcctaaaatgtgtaaaagagtCACAGAACAAAACATGCATTATGCCTGATTCTTGCTCCTTTTAGAGCAATTTCTCCGTGGCTATTCTGAACGTGGGTGCCCCGGCTGGAGGGATGAACGCAGCGGTGAGGTCAGCCACCAGAGTTTTACTCGCTCATGGACACAAGGTCTACGGGGTCCACGATGGATTTGAAGGACTCGCCAAGGATGGGGTGGGACTACGTTTTTATTCACGTAGATGGGATTTGTTTTTAGCATCTTAACCTGTAGGAAAGTGAGAATAAACTGTtcttctgtatttctgtttagATATTTGAGATGAAATGGCACAACGTGGCTGGATGGACGGGCCAGGGGGGCTCACTGCTGGGAACAAAACGGTGAGGaagaggatgtttttttttatttcattaatttaaaCTGATCTCAATTACACTTTAACTGTTGCaagatagatttaaaaaatatctaacGTTGAGAATGCCAGAGTGGGAAAAAGAATGACACCATATTTGTCCCATTCTTCAGAACCTGTCCTGTGAAACACATGGAGAAGATCGCAGAAAACATCGCCAAGTTCAACATCTCCGCTCTGCTCGTTATAGGAGGATTTGAGGTACATTACGACAAGGCTTCGTACCTTCAAACTCACTGAGTAGATTCATTTGGAGTGTCAGAGTTTCAGTTTATCTGTCTGAAAGGGATACGAAGGAGTTCTGCAGCTGTATGAAGCCCGCTGCCACTACGATGAGCTCTGCATCCCCATGTGTGTCGTCCCAGCCACCATCAGCAACAACGTCCCCGGAACGGACTTCAGTCTGGGAGCAGACACAGCTGTCAACGCTGCCATG
This genomic stretch from Kryptolebias marmoratus isolate JLee-2015 linkage group LG6, ASM164957v2, whole genome shotgun sequence harbors:
- the pfkla gene encoding ATP-dependent 6-phosphofructokinase, liver type, whose product is MCSMDLEKLKMTGAGRAMAVLTSGGDAQGMNAAVRAVTRMGIYVGAKVYLIHEGYQGLVDGGDNIKLAHWQSVSNIIQLGGTVIGSARCKAFTTREGRIAAAFNLVKKGITNLCVCGGDGSLTGANIFRSEWSGLLEELVQKGRITDTLAKQHSHLNIVGLVGSIDNDFCGTDMTIGADSALHRIMEIIDAIMTTAQSHQRTFVLEVMGRHCGYLALVSALASGADWLFIPESPPLDGWEDHMCARLEKSRTKGSRLNIIIVAEGAIDSHGKPISSTYIKDLVIKRLGYDTRVTVLGHVQRGGLPSAFDRILSSKLGVEAVIALLEATPETPACVIGLSGNHAVRLPLMECVDMTKLVQKAMNEKRFEEAVKLRGGSFENNWNIYKLLAFPKPVQTESNFSVAILNVGAPAGGMNAAVRSATRVLLAHGHKVYGVHDGFEGLAKDGIFEMKWHNVAGWTGQGGSLLGTKRTCPVKHMEKIAENIAKFNISALLVIGGFEGYEGVLQLYEARCHYDELCIPMCVVPATISNNVPGTDFSLGADTAVNAAMEGCDKIKQSASGIKRRVFVVETMGGYCGYLATTTGIAVGADAAYIFEEPFNIHDLRTNVEHLAEKMKKDIQRGLVLRNENCHENYSTDFIYRLYTEEGKGVFDCRVNVLGHLQQGGAPTPFDRNFGTKLGVKATQWISEKLKENFRQGRVFANSPESACVLGLNRKVVSFIPVTDLKAITDFEHRMPTVQWWSNLRPMLKMLAKYQTNFCEYVPGEIEHVTRRSISIDAGY